TTATTTCGGAAAACCGCTTCGAGGTAATAGACACCTGTCTACCTGCACTTTTCAAAACCAACCGGCCCAAAGATCCGGCGCTGGCTTCCTTGTTCAGACCGCCTTGTCAGGCATAATTTCTGAAACACTCACATCGTCCGAAATACGGAGGATTATTTCTTGAAATCCTATTTATACGTTAAGAAATCATGGGCTTTCCCGACAGGACAAAGTTCCTGAAGATTCTTCCTTTCCCGGATTTCGCGGGGAATTTTTGAAAGTAGTCATTCCTGACCTCACACCTGATGTTTTTTTTAAATAAACACCATGAAACAAACACTTATAATAATCAGCATCTGTTGCTCAATCAGTTCTTTGTTCGCACAGAACTGGACAGGTGCTCTGAATTCGGATTGGAACAACGCTTCCAATTGGTCTTCCGCTCCTTCAAACGGAGATAATATTACGATCGATCCGGCGAATTATACCGGGGCTATGGCACAACCGGTCATTTCAGGCAATTCAAATTTCACACCGGCAGAAATGCTTGTCCAAAACGGGGCGCAGCTAACTATTTCTGCTGCACTGAACACAAGCGATCGCGTAGAGATTATCGGGAACGGAACGGTTGTTACGATTACTAATTCCGGGGCTTTTTCCCTGATCGGAGGCGGAAATAATGCCCGCTTGATCTTTGTAGATGATGCTCATTTGCAAATGAACGGCGGTAGTTTATCCAGCGGACAGCGCCTGCTGTTTGAATTGGGAGCTACCGGAACCATTAACGCAGGAACAGTAACGGTTGGAGAAACCATCGCATTGGTAGACGGAAGCGCATTAGGTTCCAGCAAACTGGTACAAAACGGGGGAACCATTACCACCAATGCCGAATTTGGCTTTGAGAATGAGGCCGGAGTTTACTATCCGACCTTTGAACAAAACGGTGGAATCTTGAATATCAACGGCGCATTGGTTTGGCTGGGCGCAGCTCCCGGAGCAGGAACCGGTTATTTCCGTTCAACCGGCGGAACGGTGAAAGTGACCGGAACAATCGGGAATGATCCCACAAGTACCATGAACATGCATTTGGAATTAACCGGAAACAGTGCATTATTGGAAAATTCAGGAACTGCTGTTCAATTGCTTAACGGTGATTCGGTTATTTTGAATAACCATGCAACCTGGAAAGACTTGAATGCAGCTGTCTGGACCAATAACGGAAGTGTGTATGCTGCCGATTCTTCCTTATTCCTGACAGGGAATACTGTTTTCAACGGAAACGGAAGTTATCAACTTGATTTTCTAACCATTCCTACCGGGAAAAGCCTTACCCACATTTCTCCGCTAGTATTGAGTGTAAGCGGGGATTTATCCGTATCGGGTTCCTTCAATCACCATTCAAATATCCTGAATTTGAACGGGTCGAAAAACCAGGTGGTTGATCATGCTTCGAACAACCTGATGCTTTACGGGCTTCGCATTGAAAATAACGCAAACGGCCCTGCAGATGGCGGATACGGGATTTCCCTGAATACTTCGGTAAATATTTCTTCCGAACTTCAACTAAACAACGGAATCGTTGTATGCGATCCGCTTTCACTGGTGAAACTAGCCGATAATACAACGCTTTCGGGAGAATCCGACACCACGTTTATCGTCGGTTACGTGGAAAAAACCGGAAATGATGCGTTTGTTTTTCCTGTAGGAACGCTTCCTGACAGATACCGCCCTTTGTCAATCACAGCACCGGCATCTCCAGGTACAGTGATTAAAGCCGGCTATGTAAACAATTCCTACAGCAACTTAACTCCTGTTGAAGCTCCGATGCAAAGTGTCAGTTCGTTGGAATACTGGGACTTTACCAATTCAAGCACTGCAGACCCGGTTGGTGTAACTGTTGGCTGGAACAACGCGATGCAAAGCGGTTTGAGCGATTGTGCGGATATCACATTAACGGTTTGGAACGGTTCCCAATGGGCTTTTGTCCCTTCCGGCACTTCCGGGTTATGTAACGGAACGAATGAAGGAACACTTTTTTCGACTAATAATTTACCGGTACACGGCCCTGTTACGATTGGCTTTACCAGTAATGTTACACAGCAACACATCACGTTGTGCAGCGGAGATTCGGTAATTGTAGGGTCAAATAGCTATTCTGCCGACGGAACTTATTTTGATGTATTGCAGGACATCAACGGAGACGACAGTACAGTAGTAACCGTTGTCAGCGTTTTAGCCCCGGTCATTCAATCCATTACGGATAATATTACTTCCATAACGGTTGTTGCGCCAACAGCAAGCAATTTGGTTTGGATCAATTGCGCGGACGAAAGCCCGGCAAACGGTACCGGATCATTTACATTCACACCGTCAGCAAACGGAACGTACGCCGTGATAGCATCAAACACTAACGGATGTAGCGATACCAGTGATTGTATTGTAATCGATCAGCTGAGTCTTCCGGAGTTCAGTAACAATCAACTGGAAATTTACCCGAACCCAGTTACAGGAAATGGTTTTCTGACCATTCTAGCCGAAGCTTCTGAGTTTACGATCCAAAGCCTGGACGGTAAGATCATTCAACCGAAATCAGTGACACTCGTAAATGAAAAAGCTGTAATTGAATTACCGGATTTGAGACACGGAGTTTACCTCATCACAGAAAAAGCGAAAGGTTCAGGTTTACGCACAAGTCGTTTCAGCGTTCAGTAAGACTTCTGATAATTAACTAAAAATCCCCTGATTTATCGTCAGGGGATTTTTTAATTCGTTTATGGCCGGTCTACAAAATCGAAGAAGAAGGCAAAACCGTATTTCTCCTGTAGTTCGTGTTTTCGTCTGTCGACACTGAATTTCTGCATGTAAATTTTCGCGCGGTTGGCTTCCGCTTTTCTAATTCCCTGTTCGGTTACGTCATACACCTGGTCTGTTCGCGCAGGATCTACTCCCAGAATATTGTACGACACTATTTCAGCGGGAATTTTACAGTTTTCCTGCTTGTTGGTTGAAGTTTTTTTAAACCACAAGTAAGCTGCTTCCTCCATAATTCCGTAGTCTTTCGGGTGCAAATACCCCGCTTCTACTGCCTGGAAGAGTAATTCTTTGTTTTCCTGGAAAAAGCACTGGGAATGTAAAATGATGTTCATCGGACACTTCAAACGCAACTCGGATTCTTCGGCGTAGTCAGCACTCGTTGTTCCGGCATACAGGTCTTTCTTATTGTTTTTCTTGTAAAAGTCTTTCAGCATATCACTGGTCGTAATCCCAAGCAGGTGTTCATTCGGAAAGATGCCTTTTTTCACCAGATAATCCCGGATGTAAATGCGGGCTTTGTTCTCACTTGCATGAAATTGCGGACTGTCGGCTCCTGCTTTTAATTTCAAACTGTCTGATTCGTAGCACAACTGACAAATCGTTTGCTGCAATTCCTTATCAATATGTGGCTCCACATAATTTCGCTTAAAGTTTTGATTGATGCGTTTATACAAATTTGGCTGATACCTGTCTTTGATAAATTTACTTGCAACAACAGATTTCAAAGGCATTCCATTCTGAAAAGCAATTTTCAGGTAATGATCAAAACGCGCTGTATCATTCAAATAAAGTGCAATCTGCGCCGCAATGTAAGGATCCTTCAGAAACGGTTTGTTACCGGCAAAAGCTTTGTCGTAGTACTTGAAGCAGGAAGAGTCCATTTTCTGCACAAATTCTTCCTCCGCCTTGTTGACCATATGGTAGTAGTCCACATAAGACTTCTCTTGTGAAAACAGGTTGAAAGCGGTCAGCATGAAAAGACCGAGGATGTATTTCTTCATAACAGTTTAATTGTCCGGACCAAATGTAAACATAATCTTCGTGTCTTCAAATCCGGGACGATGCTTACCTCAAATTGCTTTTCTCTTCTATCTGCACAAACTTTCCGGCGCTCATCATGAATTTCATTCCGTTCAGCTTAAAGGTTTTCCCGTTTCCCATCTGGGCAATATTGGTCAGATCTTCTTCCATGGTGTGTACACTTCCGCCTGTAGCGTAAGCAAGGTCCAGGTAAAGTGTATTCATGCGGTCTTTGACGCCACAAACTACTATTTTCAAAGGAACTTTCTGCTGTTTGAGGAATTCTACCAATTTCATATCGCAGGGATCTTCCCAGTTGTCTGCGATCAAAACCACATTATTCTTGTTTTCCGGGTATTTTTGAATGGCATAGCAGATCGCTTCCAGGTCATTTTCGATGTGATTTCCCTTCTCCATCGCCGTAAATGCAAGGTCAATCACTTTATCAGCATTGGATGATTCAATGGTCCAGATACCGGTCGGATCGAGTACTTTTGTTTGCGTATTGCTGTTTTCCTCATCATCGTTGAAGAAGACGATCTGTTTGAAGGTTTTCAGCTTCTGGTTGGCTTTGATCCACAAGAGAATTTGCGCGGTATACGGAGCCATGCTTCCGGTAACATCTGTTACTACCAGCATGTTCTTCCAGGTTGGTTGTCTTTCAAAGACTTTCAAAATACTCGAATCCTGCGGAGATGCTTTTTGTTCCACCACATCCAGGATCAGTTTGTGTTCTTCCTGGTAGGTCGGCATTTTGCGGTAATAGATCTCGAACCCGTGAAAGTAGTTTTGCATATCTCTTTGCGATTCCACACCGGTTTGCTTCACGATATTCCAGTCGATGATGCTGCTGTTAAATGCTTCGGGAAGCAAGATGTACAATTCCAGGATGCGCCGGCGGTTCAATTCGGTGAAATCCATCCCGTAGGGATAATCGGAATAAATCAGATCGACACGGATAATGGTCTGATCTTTCAGGGCTTTTACATCTTCCGGGTTCAGGATCGTATGTTCACCGGGAGTCATGCGGATTTTTGCAACACTGAATCCGTTTTCAATGGGCCGGTACTTCGCGACTTTTAGTGTGTCGCCGAAACGAAAGTTTTCCCTGATCGAGACTTGAGCGGTAGTTGTCTTTCCTATCCAAAGAAAGAGTAACAAAAGTGGAAGTAAAGTTTTCATACTCCTATAACACAAGGAATTGAAAAAAGTAACACTCCCTTATTATGAATTGCGAATGCCGAATTTAACTCCTAAAATGATGCTATGCGTACAAAATCATTTGATTCGGCATTCGTCATTAATTGTTCTCTGTGTATTTTTTGAAATTATCCAGGATTGCCTGCCAGCCTGCTTGCTGCATTTCAACCGGATTCTGGCCTTCTGCATCAAATGTTTCCACCACTTTGGTTTCGTTGCCGCCATCGCTGGTGAAAGTAATGTGGGTCTGCCGGCCATCGTCCATGGTATAGCTGATAAACTGATGTGTAGTCACTTCGTCGTAGACACCTCCGAAATCAAATCCGAAGCTACCGTCTTTTGCTTCCATTCTTGCTGTAAAACGGCCTCCCGCGCGCAGGTCATTTTCCGATTTCGGCGTGTGCCAATCCGGTGAAGCGCTGTTCCACTGTTTGATGTGTTCGGGCTCATTCCAATAATCCCACACTTTTTCGATCGGTGCATTTACCGTAGTTTGTACCGTGATTTTTGTCTTTTCCATGTTTTTCTTTTTAAAAGAAATGTTCCAAAGAGATCAAACGGTTTAAAAAGTTCAAATGTTCAAGAAATGAACTTTGAAACTTTCAGCTAATCTCTTTTAAAATTCCTGTATTAAAATTAGTTATTTAAATAAAGCCGCATACTTCGACCGGTTATCAATCATGATCCAGGCCAGCACTGCTGCCAGAATCAATGCAATGGGTAAACCGGAAGGTGCATGAAAGATATGTGTTAAAAGAATTCCGACCATGATGGGGAAGATCATCAGCGCACCCAATGCACGGTATTTGGGAATAATCACCAAAACACCTCCGATGATTTCTACTACCGCAACCAAAGGCATCAACCAACCGATCGTTTCGAACGCCTGTACCAATTTCAACATGTTTTCCGGCATGTCCTTCGGCATTGGCATGTATTGGAAAATTTTGTTGAGCCCGGAATTGATGAACATCAAACCAAAAAGCAGGCTGATCACAAATAAGATCTTATTTTTCATCTTCTTATTTTTTAAGCTTTGGTAATAATTCGTCCAATTGCTCCATCCCGATAGACAAGCCTTCTTTGAAGCCCATTTTAATGGTTTCTTCCAATTGCGCCAGGTCATCGTAAGTGATGAGGATCGTTACTTCCGTTCTATCGCCTTTCTCCTCAAAGGAAACCTCCCATTTCGATTGCGGCATGTCTTTGTTGATTGTACCGTTGCTATCGGTAAAAGCGTCTGTGCCTGTAAAGGAACTTTCCGGGCGTATTTTGGTGTAATTGGTTACCGACCAGTGTTCTTGTCCGCCCGGGCCTACCATCGCATACAGCCAGGTTCCGCCATCTCTGAAATCCATGCTTTTTGTGCGTGCGTTCCAGGGTTTCGGGCCCCACCACTGGTCCAGGATTTCGCTTTTGGTGTATGCATCCCAAACCAGGGATCTTTCTGCCGCAAATTCTCTTTTTACGGTAATTGTTCTGTTGTCTTTATCTACAGAAAAATCAAATGCCAAATTGTGATTCATAATCTTGATTTTAAAATGTTTAATGGATTTAGATGGATCAAAAAGTTCAAAAAGGGAGTTCAAAAGAATGCCTTGAACAATGGAACTTTTAAACTTTTGATCCTTATGCGCCGGGGCAGATGAATTTGAATTATAAGTTACTCATTATTGTAATTAATCATCCAGTTAATTCCGTATTTATCTGTAAAAGAACCGTAGTATGCACCGAAGAACATGTCTTCCAGCGGCATGGTGATGGTTCCACCGGCAGAAAGTTCATCAAAAATGCGTTTCGCTTCTTCCCTGGTTTCCGGTTCTACAGAAATATGCATGTTGTTTCCGGACGTGAGGGTGAATCCCATTTCTTTGGGAGCGTCTGTTCCCATCAGCACGTGGTTCGGAGCGATCGGCAATTCGATGTGAAGGATCATATCTTTTACTGCTTCTGCTACCGGCGGGTGATTTCCATCTGCAGGAATGTCACCGAACCGCTGGATTCCTTTCCCTGAGAAGTCTGTTTTGAACACTGATTGATAGAACAGGAACGCTTCCTCTGTATTTCCCGGGAAATTCAGGTAAGTGCAAACTCTTGGCAAGCGTTTCGGCTTGAGTTCATTGCGCAATTTGAATTTCATTTCAATGTACTGATCCAGGTTTTCCATTGCCATGGAGAATCCTTCCTTAAATCCGTAGGAAATGATCTTTTCCAAATCTTCGAGTGAATCGTATTTGATGGTAATGTTTACCGTTGTATTTTCACCTTTCGCAGAGAATTCATTGTTCCAGAATGAACGCGGGAATGCCTCATTCAACGTTCCGTTCTCATCACAAAAACCATCCAGTCCGGAGTAGGATTTTTGGTTTTCAATGGATTGGTAATCCAATTTGCACCAGTGGATTTCATTTTCCGGTGAGATCATGCAGTACAGCCACATCCCTCCCACTTTGAAATCCATGGATTTCGTTTTGGTTTGAAAAGGTTTGGGTGCCCACCACAAGTCCAGTAATTCAGGTTTGGTCCAGGCATCCCACACCAGGGAAAGGTTTGCGGCAAAATCGCGCGTTACGTGAATGGTGTTGTTTTCCTTGTTTACGGAAAAATCAAAAAGCAGATTTGAATTCATTTGTCTTTCTTTAAAGTTGCTAATACGTCGTCTAATTGGTTGAAACGGCTTTCCCAGATCCTTTTGAACTGTTGCAGCCAGTGATCGATCTCTTTCATTTTATCGCCATTGAGTTGATAATAAATTTCTCTTCCCGATTGGTTCTGTTGCAGGAGTTCGCATTCGGTGAGAATCCGTAAATGTTTGGAAACTGCCTGACGGGTGGTGTCGAAATGCTCGGCCAGGGCATTCGGTGTCATGGACTGAACAGCCACCAGCAGGATAATTGCTCTGCGGGTAGGGTCTGCTATTGCTTGAAAAACATCTCTTCTCATTGTGTTGAATTTTAAATCCGAAACCAATCGGTTTCACAAATATATATGCAACTGATCGGTTTCACAAATTTTTATGCGATTTTTTTTGTAAATTCATGGAACAAACAAAATCCAG
The window above is part of the Fluviicola sp. genome. Proteins encoded here:
- a CDS encoding T9SS type A sorting domain-containing protein yields the protein MKQTLIIISICCSISSLFAQNWTGALNSDWNNASNWSSAPSNGDNITIDPANYTGAMAQPVISGNSNFTPAEMLVQNGAQLTISAALNTSDRVEIIGNGTVVTITNSGAFSLIGGGNNARLIFVDDAHLQMNGGSLSSGQRLLFELGATGTINAGTVTVGETIALVDGSALGSSKLVQNGGTITTNAEFGFENEAGVYYPTFEQNGGILNINGALVWLGAAPGAGTGYFRSTGGTVKVTGTIGNDPTSTMNMHLELTGNSALLENSGTAVQLLNGDSVILNNHATWKDLNAAVWTNNGSVYAADSSLFLTGNTVFNGNGSYQLDFLTIPTGKSLTHISPLVLSVSGDLSVSGSFNHHSNILNLNGSKNQVVDHASNNLMLYGLRIENNANGPADGGYGISLNTSVNISSELQLNNGIVVCDPLSLVKLADNTTLSGESDTTFIVGYVEKTGNDAFVFPVGTLPDRYRPLSITAPASPGTVIKAGYVNNSYSNLTPVEAPMQSVSSLEYWDFTNSSTADPVGVTVGWNNAMQSGLSDCADITLTVWNGSQWAFVPSGTSGLCNGTNEGTLFSTNNLPVHGPVTIGFTSNVTQQHITLCSGDSVIVGSNSYSADGTYFDVLQDINGDDSTVVTVVSVLAPVIQSITDNITSITVVAPTASNLVWINCADESPANGTGSFTFTPSANGTYAVIASNTNGCSDTSDCIVIDQLSLPEFSNNQLEIYPNPVTGNGFLTILAEASEFTIQSLDGKIIQPKSVTLVNEKAVIELPDLRHGVYLITEKAKGSGLRTSRFSVQ
- a CDS encoding SRPBCC family protein encodes the protein MEKTKITVQTTVNAPIEKVWDYWNEPEHIKQWNSASPDWHTPKSENDLRAGGRFTARMEAKDGSFGFDFGGVYDEVTTHQFISYTMDDGRQTHITFTSDGGNETKVVETFDAEGQNPVEMQQAGWQAILDNFKKYTENN
- a CDS encoding DoxX family protein, encoding MKNKILFVISLLFGLMFINSGLNKIFQYMPMPKDMPENMLKLVQAFETIGWLMPLVAVVEIIGGVLVIIPKYRALGALMIFPIMVGILLTHIFHAPSGLPIALILAAVLAWIMIDNRSKYAALFK
- a CDS encoding SRPBCC domain-containing protein, which codes for MNHNLAFDFSVDKDNRTITVKREFAAERSLVWDAYTKSEILDQWWGPKPWNARTKSMDFRDGGTWLYAMVGPGGQEHWSVTNYTKIRPESSFTGTDAFTDSNGTINKDMPQSKWEVSFEEKGDRTEVTILITYDDLAQLEETIKMGFKEGLSIGMEQLDELLPKLKK
- a CDS encoding SRPBCC domain-containing protein, whose protein sequence is MNSNLLFDFSVNKENNTIHVTRDFAANLSLVWDAWTKPELLDLWWAPKPFQTKTKSMDFKVGGMWLYCMISPENEIHWCKLDYQSIENQKSYSGLDGFCDENGTLNEAFPRSFWNNEFSAKGENTTVNITIKYDSLEDLEKIISYGFKEGFSMAMENLDQYIEMKFKLRNELKPKRLPRVCTYLNFPGNTEEAFLFYQSVFKTDFSGKGIQRFGDIPADGNHPPVAEAVKDMILHIELPIAPNHVLMGTDAPKEMGFTLTSGNNMHISVEPETREEAKRIFDELSAGGTITMPLEDMFFGAYYGSFTDKYGINWMINYNNE
- a CDS encoding metalloregulator ArsR/SmtB family transcription factor — protein: MRRDVFQAIADPTRRAIILLVAVQSMTPNALAEHFDTTRQAVSKHLRILTECELLQQNQSGREIYYQLNGDKMKEIDHWLQQFKRIWESRFNQLDDVLATLKKDK